One Anopheles marshallii chromosome 3, idAnoMarsDA_429_01, whole genome shotgun sequence genomic region harbors:
- the LOC128714923 gene encoding DIS3-like exonuclease 2: MSDEQFFREIRETMIDDTRKMLENAGVNKDKKGPAKENNKSKAGKKSKDNRDLLEIDLKQNPSTSQESKTLPNLLDMGRVDVTEPVASSSGLPERRSGKVTFGNVDESVNKSTKEKVIRNAISKTESEEDEPPLGLPELRNHKVVQEKPNKKQETKKSLKDANKHPDSRKGNTKPIKDDVADDRILRLSKRINQLKDDIRDIKKTSKEYIGKRKHDPSTSRHELTTASTSKNPPEKKEKMMDKKAKPARSASETAGKKESKHKDKSPSVSTPQKVAAHEALESDELPPEHKLLVQLFLLSSSQRRKFIERQGMELGLLDPHPYKKHVVLVNKTILPVAEHLALDAKRFLAERNGTAGLVESSIERSERHTQTASSSKQKRDGRGTYEDQINFMLNDRNTKDKSDFEIVPEEVRDKANEIVQERLDAFVERLVAKNVGYLVEGMLRINARSNMQSFVDDASRTGNVYINSILLRRCAMEGDLVQVFVKNQPPDSDEESEDNSDCENKSVEETVKPAVQATDNNAGFVVRILEKRHNRQCVGKFLPATQGKKHYRTFAPRDMRIPPVRVFRQDWPNALLEVKPTKPRDDDRKVPQKNELDVTEVLYQAEIIEWQDEVPIGTILKSIGKCGVLEVENESILVEHNLDVTPYGEDILAQLPAVPYTIPEEELARREDLRGECIFTIDPATARDLDDALSCKQLANGNYQIGVHISDVTYFLRESSPLDELVKLRATSIYMVDTVYHMLPKQLCNTCSLLPGEDKLAFSVFWEMQPDGTMLSTRFARTVINSCSQLSYEHAQLMLDSPNGKLDDDQFPEILHGYTVKTLCKIVNTLQSIAVKLRQRRMDDGCLKINQPKLTFRLDPATGRPTAYGAYQIRPSNEMIEDFMLLANTSVANAIHKAFPAISLLRSHSPPAENMMKNLARTLSLHGYALSYAGPKDIRECMETIIASSTNPDATRAVLSVLLAKPMIRAQYYCSMFATTPEHFMHYALAIPMYTHFTSPIRRYADCLVHRVLAAMLEIDEPPRRSPEELQSLAMICNEKKYNAKLAGEASSLLYFRHWLASVKEYETDAAVMGYAAHFIELVLIHSGIVLKAATKKLSAASTIVFKPIEPLGSCLLVPKDKSIPSVKLTMFSKVRVTVKVVKDVITVCSILPIRQEESQTLERSINTLSAEMKSARIY, from the exons ATGTCCGATGAACAATTCTTTCGTGAGATAAGAGAAACCATGATCGACGATACACgcaaaatgttggaaaatgctGGTGTAAACAAAGACAAGAAAGGAccagcgaaggaaaacaacaagtCGAAGGCAGGTAAGAAGTCGAAGGACAACCGAGACTTGTTGGAAATCGACCTCAAGCA GAATCCGTCCACTTCACAAGAGTCGAAAACGCTCCCCAATCTTTTAGACATGGGGAGGGTGGATGTAACCGAGCCAGTTGCTTCTTCGTCGGGCCTACCCGAAAGGAGATCGGGTAAGGTCACCTTTGGAAATGTTGACGAATCGGTCAACAAATCTACGAAGGAGAAAGTAATACGGAACGCGATCAGTAAAACGGAATCGGAAGAAGATGAACCACCGCTTGGACTTCCCGAGCTAAGAAACCATAAGGTAGTTCAagaaaagccaaacaaaaaacaagaaactaaGAAGAGTCTGAAGGATGCTAATAAACATCCCGATTCGAGAAAGGGTAACACCAAACCGATTAAAGATGATGTAGCTGACGATCGGATTTTACGGTTGTCGAAAAGGATCAATCAACTCAAGGATGATATTCGAGATATTAAAAAGACGAGCAAAGAGTATATTGGAAAGCGCAAACATGATCCAAGCACAAGTAGGCACGAACTCACCACCGCTAGTACATCGAAGAATCCGccagaaaagaaggaaaaaatgatGGATAAAAAGGCCAAACCAGCAAGATCAGCATCGGAAACTGCTGGAAAGAAGGAGTCGAAACATAAGGACAAATCACCGTCTGTGTCAACTCCGCAAAAAGTGGCGGCACACGAAGCGTTGGAAAGCGATGAGTTACCACCGGAACATAAACTGCTGGTACAGTTGTTTTTGCTCAGTTCCAGCCAGCGGAGAAAGTTTATTGAAAGGCAGGGAATGGAGCTTGGTCTACTTGATCCCCATCCCTACAAGAAACATGTTGTTCTGGTCAACAAAACCATTCTGCCCGTTGCAGAACATCTAGCTTTGGATGCGAAACGATTTCTTGCCGAAAGGAATGGAACCGCTGGACTGGTGGAATCTTCCATTGAACGTTCGGAACGCCATACTCAAACtgcaagcagcagcaagcagaaACGTGATGGTAGGGGAACGTATGAGGATCAGATAAACTTTATGTTGAACGATCGGAACACGAAGGATAAATCTGATTTTGAGATCGTGCCCGAAGAAGTACGGGACAAGGCTAACGAAATCGTGCAGGAACGTTTAGATGCGTTTGTGGAGCGTTTGGTAGCGAAAAATGTCGGGTACTTGGTCGAGGGAATGTTGCGCATCAACGCTCGCAGCAATATGCAATCGTTTGTGGATGATGCCTCACGCACCGGGAATGTTTACATTAATTCCATCCTACTGCGGCGATGCGCCATGGAAGGTGATTTGGTACAGGTGTTTGTAAAAAATCAGCCGCCAGATTCGGATGAAGAATCGGAGGATAACTCGGATTGTGAGAATAAATCAGTGGAAGAGACCGTAAAACCTGCCGTACAAGCGACGGATAACAATGCAGGATTCGTAGTGCGTATCCTGGAGAAACGACACAATCGTCAGTGCGTTGGGAAGTTCCTTCCGGCTACTCAGGGTAAGAAGCACTATCGGACGTTTGCACCAAGAGATATGCGCATACCACCAGTGCGTGTGTTCAGGCAGGATTGGCCAAACGCGCTTCTAGAGGTAAAACCAACGAAACCGAGAGATGACGATCGAAAGGTACCGCAAAAGAACGAGCTGGATGTGACAGAAGTTTTATACCAAGCCGAAATCATCGAGTGGCAGGATGAGGTACCGATCGGTACGATATTGAAATCGATCGGCAAGTGTGGTGTACTTGAGGTCGAAAACGAATCCATTCTGGTCGAGCACAACCTCGATGTGACGCCTTATGGGGAAGATATTTTGGCCCAGCTTCCGGCAGTACCCTACACCATACcggaggaggagttggcccGCCGTGAAGACCTCCGCGGCGAGTGCATATTCACGATCGATCCGGCAACGGCACGTGATCTGGATGATGCACTAAGCTGCAAGCAGCTTGCAAACGGTAATTACCAAATAGGCGTACACATATCGGACGTGACGTACTTTTTGCGCGAAAGTTCCCCGTTGGATGAGTTGGTGAAACTTCGGGCCACCTCAATTTACATGGTGGATACGGTATACCACATGCTACCAAAGCAACTGTGCAACACTTGCTCTTTACTGCCCGGTGAAGACAAGCTGGCATTTTCGGTGTTTTGGGAAATGCAACCCGACGGGACCATGCTAAGTACACGCTTTGCACGCACCGTAATAAATTCCTGCTCGCAGCTATCCTACGAGCATGCGCAGCTCATGTTGGACAGCCCGAACGGTAAACTGGATGACGACCAGTTTCCTGAAATATTGCACGGATATACGGTAAAGACGCTATGTAAAATCGTCAATACTCTACAATCGATCGCGGTGAAATTGCGCCAGCGTAGGATGGATGATGGCTGCCTAAAGATTAATCAGCCGAAGTTAACGTTCCGTCTTGATCCTGCCACTGGTCGACCGACCGCGTATGGTGCGTACCAAATCCGGCCGAGTAATGAGATGATCGAAGATTTTATGCTTCTTGCAAACACGTCCGTTGCGAATGCCATCCATAAGGCATTCCCAGCGATATCTCTGCTTCGCTCGCACAGTCCACCGGCAGAGAACATGATGAAGAATCTGGCTCGGACGCTGTCCCTCCATGGGTACGCGCTATCCTACGCAGGCCCAAAAGACATACGCGAGTGCATGGAAACGATCATTGCTTCGTCCACGAATCCGGACGCGACCCGAGCCGTGTTGAGCGTGTTGCTTGCCAAACCGATGATCCGTGCACAGTACTACTGTTCAATGTTTGCAACAACTCCCGAGCACTTTATGCACTACGCATTGGCTATACCGATGTACACCCACTTCACTAGCCCAATTCGACGATATGCAGATTGTCTGGTGCATCGTGTACTTGCCGCTATGCTGGAAATCGATGAGCCACCGAGGCGTTCGCCCGAGGAACTACAGAGTCTGGCGATGATTTGCAACGAGAAGAAGTACAACGCCAAGTTGGCTGGTGAGGCCAGCTCTTTGCTCTACTTCCGACACTGGTTGGCTTCGGTGAAAGAATACGAAACGGATGCTGCTGTGATGGGATATGCGGCTCATTTTATCGAGCTGGTATTGATTCATTCCGGTATCGTGCTGAAAGCTGCAACGAAG AAACTTTCCGCCGCTTCAACGATCGTATTTAAACCAATCGAACCACTCGGAAGCTGTCTGCTGGTTCCAAAGGACAAATCTATACCATCGGTTAAGTTGACCATGTTCAGCAAGGTTCGAGTCACGGTGAAAGTCGTCAAGGATGTGATCACCGTGTGCTCCATTCTTCCCATACGACAGGAAGAATCACAAACCCTCGAGAGATCGATTAATACGTTAAGCGCGGAAATGAAATCCGCTCGTATATACTAA
- the LOC128714351 gene encoding protein Aatf, with protein sequence MRKKPATLSDKLNKLFAPEEHSEESGDETTPKFSEFDETPDDVGKNAALSEFRKRNIRFLEDFDRKYKGAVSSRSETLNDEDVEEESDENSDEVEDDFDGDEDSDDEEKEELDDDDDGEHPKMYRTRKQKSLVLLKPHYSEDESEENEDSDQANEEGSEDSTDDDRESLAENAKSSKQSSSQQITLIREENHQDVINKGLAVQNQLKIWERLLEMRIKVQPCLIASNSLPPPSSICRNLASGNEEFLQKSEQVTKIVSETMEQMLELQELLLGRYSETKDLLKSGSKRKASSLKTSNAKQVALDGYEQILASRCKDMEEYRNSVLMKWHDRTNIASKMRNNPKQSLSVLRKIEDSLINREELVRKTQLYRGGYQLLGRQSPSVKTITPAANKREDERVETEEPTTSSIYDGEIFDDSDFYHQMLRELIEFKTSTTESPQEIAKKLAELQKLRNKMKKTVDTKASKGRKIRYVVHNKLVNFMAPVPDYDWTDEAKDELYGSLFGQTPAAEER encoded by the exons atgagaaaaaaaccagCTACTCTTTCGGACAAGTTAAACAAACTTTTCGCACCGGAAGAACACTCAGAAGAGTCTGGTGATGAAACTACACCCAAGTTCAGTGAATTTGATGAAACACCAGACGATGTGGGTAAGAATGCGGCCTTAAGTGAATTCCGTAAGCGAAACATTCGATTTCTGGAAGATTTTGACCGGAAGTATAAAGGAGCCGTCTCGTCGCGAAGTGAAACACTCAACGATGAAGACGTCGAAGAGGAGTCTGACGAGAACTCTGACGAGGTGGAGGATGATTTCGATGGAGATGAAGATAGTGATGATGAAGAGAAGGAGGagcttgatgatgatgatgatggagaaCATCCAAAAATGTATCGaacacgcaaacaaaaatcgcTAGTTCTTCTGAAACCGCATTACAGCGAGGatgaaagcgaagaaaatgagGACAGTGATCAGGCTAACGAAGAAGGTTCCGAAGATTCGACGGATGATGATCGAGAATCTTTGGCAGAGAACGCGAAAAGTAGTAAGCAATCATCCTCGCAGCAGATAACGCTGATCCGAGAAGAAAACCATCAGGATGTAATCAATAAAGGCCTAGCAGTGCAGAACCAACTAAAAATTTGGGAGCGTTTGCTGGAAATGCGCATCAAGGTGCAGCCCTGTTTAATTGCCTCCAACAGcctaccaccaccatcgtcgATCTGCCGAAATCTCGCATCTGGAAATGAGGAATTCCTCCAGAAGTCCGAGCAAGTGACGAAAATCGTGTCGGAAACGATGGAACAAATGCTTGAGCTCCAGGAACTGCTACTGGGTCGATATTCCGAAACGAAAGACCTACTCAAGAGCGGATCGAAACGGAAAGCATCTTCGCTGAAAACTTCCAATGCGAAACAAGTTGCTTTGGACGGATACGAGCAGATACTTGCTAGTCGATGTAAAGATATGGAGGAATACCGGAACAGCGTGCTTATGAAATGGCACGATCGAACTAACATTGCTTCCAAGATGCGTAACAATCCGAAGCAGTCGTTGTCGGTGTTGAGGAAAATCGAGGATAGTCTTATTAATCGTGAAGAACTTGTGCGTAAAACGCAACTCTACCGTGGAGGTTATCAACTGCTGGGAAGACAGTCTCCGTCGGTAAAAACGATAACACCAGCAGCTAACAAGCGAGAAGACGAACGTGTCGAAACGGAAGAACCAACGACATCGTCGATTTATGATGGGGAAATTTTCGATGACTCCGATTTTTACCATCAGATGCTGCGGGAACTGATTGAGTTCAAAACCAGCACAACCGAAAGTCCGCAggagattgccaaaaagttggCAGAATTACAGAAACTACGGAACAAGATGAAGAAAACGGTCGACACGAAAGCATCGAAGGGTCGGAAGATACG CTACGTCGTACATAATAAGCTGGTAAACTTTATGGCACCGGTACCCGATTACGACTGGACTGATGAGGCGAAGGATGAGCTGTATGGATCACTCTTCGGACAAACACCAGCCGCGGAAGAGCGATAG
- the LOC128716055 gene encoding LOW QUALITY PROTEIN: epsin-1 (The sequence of the model RefSeq protein was modified relative to this genomic sequence to represent the inferred CDS: deleted 1 base in 1 codon; substituted 2 bases at 2 genomic stop codons) — MAAITRLRLCCAHKNGDLCGGVVVPRXEISITIXTPPRLGTYETMRKTDTQMNVAGIRRNIKNIAHNYSDAQVKVREATSNDPWGPSSTIMAEIADLTYNVVAFSEIMQMIWKRMNDHGKNWRHVYKALLLLEYLIKTGTEKVAQQCKENIYAIQTLKEFQYMEEGKDQGMHVREKAKQLVSLLKDDERLKNERARALKAKERFARTASGFGSDGSIDGPTQRDPRPPNWGEGEPIAGAATSGVGKPVSEIEFVRPQTVGEEELQLQLAMAMSREEAEQEEQKRRSDDVRLQLALSQSEQDFKKDSDPKEGGSALVDLLDISFGAASISSPSQQPLAGPSGAGGPIDPWGMPVAGGSRPTTSDPWSRTSSPPAVVDPWLNTASALPSAGPSSSKPPLLGAESWQPRTQSPSVTSGSSVEGWLQNGAGAGAGAGAMMMNGAGATNGNLDPWYNKTNAVPLGATAPPQAGDPWQTTKRTTPVPSATAGGDPWQSNPTAAKLDPWAPVSSNSATGSVGDLEATFGGGSGPLMNRPSPVGAITSPVSDLDEFDIITKRAASNHSSSSTNNNNNHNAASNNLNNNSSLLLGDLDPLSSSGTNSSSPSMGATTAAKKTPQSFLGENSALVNLDNLIKPMPSGGGVAASTTTSAAYNPFGDTGGAGAPVQKNLFQQNQPQVPSINQLKQSPFPVTLNQDPWAPVSNMTTAQQPVDEDEGECFPYSPVDVNANSDISPTVAYARAATDYQQQQHQDWPTATTHKIPPSSSNMEHIDCRLNDAGVTIEDDIFNTNYAMLPSTMATGNIERHHLTAAQLDSTRPLRQLYDFHFAVDEEALDVVNAGMLSGGGVAFNTTSAFNHKENRQNINTNISDTCHANNINYQANINNNNSGPWMNPQSSNPFLS, encoded by the exons ATGGCCGCAATAACAAGGCTACGACTTTGTTGTGCACACAAGAACGGA GATTTGTGTGGCGGCGTTGTCGTTCCTCGATAGGAAATTTCTATTACAATATAAACGCCTCCTAGATTGGGCACTTACGAAACTA TGAGGAAAACCGACACACAAATGAACGTAGCTGGTATACGTCGTAACATCAAGAACATCGCCCACAACTATTCCGATGCGCAGGTGAAGGTACGGGAGGCTACCTCGAACGATCCATGGGGCCCATCGTCCACGATCATGGCGGAGATCGCCGACCTCACGTACAACGTGGTGGCTTTTTCCGAAATCATGCAGATGATCTGGAAGCGCATGAATGACCATGGCAAAAACTGGCGACATGTGTACAAGGCGCTG TTGCTGTTGGAGTACCTCATCAAGACTGGTACGGAGAAGGTGGCGCAACAGTGCAAGGAAAATATCTACGCCATCCAGACTCTGAAGGAATTCCAGTACATGGAAGAGGGCAAGGATCAGGGCATGCATGTACGGGAGAAGGCGAAACAGCTTGTTTCGCTGCTGAAGGATGATGAGCGGCTCAAGAATGAGCGGGCCCGAGCGTTGAAGGCAAAGGAACGCTTTGCCCGAACGGCCAGCGGGTTCGGTAGCGATGGTTCGATCGATGGCCCGACACAACGTGACCCAAGG CCACCGAACTGGGGCGAAGGTGAACCGATTGCGGGTGCAGCAACGAGTGGTGTTGGAAAACCTGTATCAGAGATTGAGTTCGTACGGCCGCAAACGGTCGGCGAGGAAGAATTGCAGCTCCAGCTGGCAATGGCCATGTCTAGGGAGGAAGCGGAACAGGAAGAGCAAAAGCGTCGCAGTGATGATGTTCGGTTGCAGTTAGCACTCAGTCAAAGCGAACAGGACTTCAA GAAGGACAGTGACCCCAAGGAGGGAGGTAGTGCACTGGTAGATTTGTTGGACATTTCTTTCGGAGCTGCCTCGATTAGCAGTCCGTCGCAACAGCCGCTTGCCGGACCTTCGGGTGCCGGTGGACCAATTGATCCTTGGGGTATGCCCGTGGCAGGTGGATCACGTCCGACG ACGTCGGATCCCTGGTCAAGAACCTCATCCCCACCGGCGGTAGTGGATCCGTGGTTAAACACCGCTTCAGCTTTACCTTCGGCAGGACCATCCTCCTCGAAACCACCGTTGCTGGGAGCAGAATCATGGCAACCACGCACCCAATCGCCCTCGGTCACATCCGGATCGTCGGTTGAGGGATGGCTCCAAAATGGTGCAGGTGCTGGTGCCGGTGCAGGAGCCATGATGATGAACGGTGCCGGGGCTACGAACGGAAACCTCGATCCTTggtataacaaaacaaatgctgttCCTCTCGGAGCTACTGCg ccTCCTCAGGCAGGTGATCCTTGGCAGACAACTAAACGAACAACGCCTGTGCCTAGCGCTACTGCTGGTGGTGATCCGTGGCAGTCAAACCCAACCGCTGCTAAACTTGATCCATGGGCACCGGTTAGTAGTAATTCTGCCACTGGAAGTGTCGGTGATCTTGAGGCTACGTTCGGTGGTGGCAGTGGA CCGCTCATGAATCGACCTTCCCCTGTCGGTGCGATCACTTCGCCGGTATCGGATCTAGATGAGTTTGACATTATTACCAAGCGAGCAGCCAGTAAccacagtagcagcagcaccaacaacaataataatcataatgcCGCCAGCAACAATCTGAATAATAACAGTT CACTGCTTCTGGGTGACCTGGATCCATTGTCATCCTCCGGAACGAACTCAAGCTCGCCTAGCATGGGTGCGACGACGGCCGCAAAGAAGACACCCCAATCGTTCCTTGGTGAAAACTCGGCACTCGTCAATTTAGACAATCTAATCAAACCGATGCCGAGCGGTGGCGGTGTGGCCGCATCAACCACCACGTCCGCGGCATACAATCCGTTCGGAGATACCGGTGGAGCCGGTGCACCCGTACAAAAGAACCTATTCCAACAGAATCAACCTCAG GTTCCGTCCATCAATCAGTTGAAACAGTCACCGTTTCCAGTAACGCTTAATCAGGATCCTTGGGCACCGGTTTCAAACATGACCACAGCGCAA CAACCTGTCGATGAGGACGAAGGAGAGTGCTTTCCGTACTCACCGGTTGATGTGAACGCAAACAGTGATATCTCACCAACTGTCGCCTATGCACGCGCGGCCACCGActatcaacagcagcaacatcaggatTGGCCCACTGCAACGACTCATAAAATCCCACCATCAAGCTCTAACATGGAACACATTGACTGTCGTCTTAACGATGCTGGTGTCACAATCGAAGACGATATTTTTAACACCAACTACGCAATGCTTCCTTCTACAATGgccactggtaacattgaaaggcATCATCTAACTGCGGCACAGCTGGATAGTACACGCCCGTTGCGTCAACTGTATGACTTTCATTTCGCAGTTGACGAAGAGGCCCTCGATGTTGTTAACGCTGGAATGTTGTcaggtggaggtgtcgctttTAATACTACTAGTGCATTTAACCATAAAGAGAATCGACAGAATATTAATACCAACATTTCAGATACGTGTCACGCTAACAACATCAATTATCAA